DNA sequence from the Xyrauchen texanus isolate HMW12.3.18 chromosome 32, RBS_HiC_50CHRs, whole genome shotgun sequence genome:
AGTGATATAcctcctgcaggagaggctgaagGGGAGACTGTCCCCCTcctccttgaaggtgtatgtcgctgctatcgcagcccaccacgacgcagttgatggcaagtccctgggtaagcacgacctgatcatcatgttcctcaaaggAGCCCAGAAGTTAAACCCTCCCCggtcaagcctgttcccctcctggaacatctcagtggtcctctctggccttcagagacctcccatcgagccgcttgattcagttgagcttaaGGCCCTCCTTCAGTtgagaagacggccctcctgatcgcataAGCCTCCATCAAgaaggttggggacctgcaagcattctctgtcagcgacacctgcctggaattCAGTCTGGCACattctcacattatcctgaggccgtgaccgggctacgtgcttTTCAGTGACCAGgacgtgaacctgcaagcgctgccccgggaggaggcagactcaaccattttgttgctgtgtccggtatgtgttTTGCATATCCATTTGGACTGTACGCAGcactttagacattctgagcatctctttctctgcttcggcggatggcggaaagggaactccgtctccaaacagaggttagctcattgggacgttgacgccatttcattggcttaccAGACcaaggccgtgcccacccccttgtgggtcagagcacacttgacgagaagtgtagcatccttgtgggcactggccaacggcacctccctagcagacatcagcAGAGCAGCgcgctgggcaacacccaataacttcgccagattttacaatctcagggttgagacGGTCTCATCCCTTGTTTTGTTAGAACTCGGTAACTCGGCACAACCGACCGGTTGTTCCacttgcacacagcacccttcaccaagttgattcagtgcgccttctatcccaggttagccactgaGTGTCgttccctggatgttctcctccctagccatctggcctgcgaattcagtggagcaatttgcATCCAGACCCAGTTAGACCCACTAATGagcttagttcccttctcaggcaaactccccgtgatgtatttcccacggtacggtccccctgtctgCGGACCCAcatttcccttgggcagtcccagtGCCCCAGCCGCTGTGCTTGTAGagctcccccctcattaggctggacctatcACCGCACCACTCCCACGTACAGCTTCACAACcctcttttccccctgaaagaattggaccgggaaagaccgccttccccgacacatttgatagcgttaagatagcccaaGCCGCTTCACATCCTATtcgagagacatagtgagagaaaaggcagcggctgccgggcttgcacCCATGCTCATGTAGCACCTATTCCTCCCTCAGGTGttcggggaacctaaggtctgtatatgacatctcttttgggggcattggggagggctacatgcAGCCGACACAgatgcctctagcacgcagtagcctgcttgcacctgtctcgacagttcacgtaacacggtcaatGCGTGGCGTTTTTAGACGCACcccttgtgtccctcctgccacagcacacagacctaccactgtaaacggccgtaccttattctcggctcttcagtgcaaaatcctgactgacagacgctgacagagaggcatggctgtcgtccgttagagggtggaggagtggccgtggaacaagctacggcgtatcggagaactggtgagtaagtgttttatttttttatctctctctcctctctctctctctctctctctcactctctcactgccgctccgcgtttaACCCCtccccatttaattatttctgtttccctccccttgtcccctcccacaTCCAGGTAGATGAGGATGACCTGCTGgggcaaaaggcacgcccctccccagggaaagagggggggtgtacgtcatgccaggggctcccctgcctgagagaacaagggaggaatgtggcagggcggagggcagggccgggtcgtgatcatacacacccggtcccttatcaggctaatcaagcctccgagagggataaaggccgactgcggaggattgtacgggagagagagatgtgtttatcttttaagtttctcattaaaatattatttatattgtaaagtcggttctcgcctcctcctttccattgaactacgttacaatgGTTAATCAGGACTTCTTCTGAGCTACTCATCATctgtaaaaactatttaaaactatTGAAAATCTTGATGTATAAAAGATGGTGACTAATTGAGGAATGACGCAAGACtcttaaaagaaaatgaataaagcAGGAGtgttatggggggggggggggttacaaggacatttttttaggttacaaactggtaataacaatggtattgtgctataaatgtggtttatgaggacatttctagtgtccccataattctaattgcttaaaaaactgtgaaagtgttttgtgagggttaggtttagggttaggtttaggggatagaatctaaagTTCGTACAGAATAAAAAACATCATGTCTATGGAGAGtgctcataaggatagccacaccaacgtgtgtgtgtgtgtgtgtgtgtgtgtgtgtgtgtgtgtgtgtgtgtgtgtgtgtgtgtgtgtgtgtgtgtgtgtgtgtgtgtgtgtgtgtgtgtgtttcgtcAAGCAGACGGCAGTAAAAGATGTCAAAGGTCGTCCACTAGGTTTGCTATGTCAGTGGAAACAGCTGACCCTGCTAAATACACCATGAAATAAAATTAAGCTCATAAgtttaaagagagagaaagagagcgacaTGAGTTCAAAGAATTATGCAAATCTAGTCAAACAATGACAAAGTTAATTTTGTTCATATTGTTATATTACAAGATCTTGGAAATATAAAGCTCTTTTGGACCTACTTTGATTTCTAGGGACACCAGTATGAACTGACCACATTAAATTGTGTGGCATGTCCCACTGTTGGATTGCAAACACAGCTGCAGAAAAACATTTCCTGGGCATGACCTTGAGTTTTTAACCCCTTCTTTTACAGAGCTGTAAAGATGCAGTCTGTTGAATGCTGGGCCCTGTAGtgaaaacaatacatttgaataGTCATATTTTCTCAATTTTTCGAATGATTTAGAGAACCATTCAAAATATAATGTGAAAGGGCACACACTACATAGAGCTACAGTTCGAATATGAGCAGTTTTGATTGGCTACAATGGATCACTTTTACACTCTTCATCTGACAGTAAAGATGAAGCAAAGACATTTGAAGAAGTCCACTGTAATTTGAAGTGGTTTTTGAAGTTGTATATTAAAGTATTACAATTTACTTAGGGATGTCAATTCAACaatttaatttagtgtgattaattatataaaaaataatgcattacaaaaattaacacaattaactcTGAGCCCTGGCCTATACATAAATTATAGTAAGTAAGTACATATTTTCCAATCATGAACAATTCAAGATTGAAGTACATGCAACTTCATGTTTTTACAAGCCTTGTCAGAAGGGAGCAGTAAGCACACCTCAACAAACTTCACAAGCAGTGCAGCCACATAATAATGCTGGATTTCCATTCAAGTTAGATGTGGGATATTCCAACTTGATATCTCCGAACTCAGACCATAATGGCATTCCATTGCCAAATGCTCTGAAGATGCcgtgtaaggaaacaaaactgtaaCGCTCCCGTAAGCTTAGCAGGGGTTCgtctgtcaagtcaagtcttatttatttgtatagcatgaAAAGACAATATAATTTGCCATGTTTTCAACACCTGTCTCAACAAATATTTGTTAACcgagctttaatatcatgttatgtatgaactttgactcatttatcgatattatttaataaaagtgaatgtttatcacttactttgtatatctccctgggtgccgacatgtgtgacacacacctgcatctcggtgaaatcAGAGTTAAAAATTTCTGCACAAATTTCCAAATTGGAATTCTGAATTCAAGTGGCTCTCTGTTGCACTTTTCCTGGTAGGAAGAattttccaagttgaatggaatgtAGCATTATAAAGGCCAGGTTGCATTTTTGACAGCAGGgcaaagcacaacagaatgcatttcaagatgtgattttcaaagttttAACTAAACCAGTGAGACGCTTCAAAAGCAGTGTACATAGACCGACAATTAAAAGTAGCGCAGATTGAACCTGTGAGAACTGGATAGATTGAATGGATTGCTGTCGACTATAGgcttgtttaataaaatatggtaatacaaaaaacaaaaacaaaacaaaatactttactcatctgccacaataacacaatatatttcaatatgaatatctgaaatattttatttattttgagccaTATTTTTTGGATTAGTAAGGAAAGTattttgaattatctttatttgggggccatTCTCAGCAAATACTGAAATatgtaattgtgattaattcgattaactgatcagcatgtcatgtaattaatttggttTAATAAAAGGTAATCGATTGACACCCTGACTTATTTACTAAATgcatatatttttaaaggaatattccaggttcaatacaagttaagcccaactgacagcatttgtggcataatgttgataaccagaaacaaaaatctgggttagagtgagacacttacaatggaagtgaatggggacagttcATAAACGTTAAagtaaacactgttttaaaataatagccacaagacataaacattatacatgtttacataattttagtgtaataaaagcaGGGATTTACCAGTGTTACAGCATTttccagattacagggtttaccagtTTTATCTCATCATGACATCAAAGTTGTAAttttggttataactttacacagattatgttagtatgtgattttatcagactaaaaacatttttacatatataatgtttatgtcttgtggctttacatttataacactatgtaatttaatgtttatgaacaggccccattcacttccactgtaagtgccttactgtgtctatagattttttttatttataatttatggcgaggaatcaaaattattttggctGTCAATTAAGATGACCTTATACTAAAgctagaacattcctttaagggggAAAGAATGTTTCAAAGCTTTTCTGTCCTCATTTTGTCACCCCTTCAAAAAAGGGTTTGAAGGGCctgaatgcacacacacagacaaacaccttTGCATCTTGTTAGGGTTGCCAATAGGTAGCAGTAAATTACCAAACCAGACTATATAAGTCTGAGACTATAGCATTAACAGGGCTGTAGAATTAGTGACAGCTGAGTAAACTGACCTGGCCATCCCCCAGCTGAGTTCACTCTTATCCCCCTCACCTAGCCTGCTGGTATCCTCAAACCTAGGTCAGCTATTCATTGCTATCCTTAACCCTTGGAGTACACAGGTCCAGCTTTCATACCACTGTTCCCTCAAGTTCTGCACTCGGACCGTGCCAgttcacacacaaacatcaaagGTAGGTCTTCTTTTTCCTTCCCTGCTGCGTGAAGACTCCCAGTAAATTTGTCTTATTCAGAATGCTTGTAGAACTGGGTTACATGCAATCTTTAAAGACAAGACCTGTTGTCTGTCTTTACACTGTTAGGATGGATTTACTTTTGTGTGCTAGTGCATAGATTGTGTATACATGACCCCCATCTCCCAAGTGTTGATTTAGTATGGAGGACAATACATAATGTGAGGTTATCATGTCATATTCCTGTCTTAAACCTATCATGTTATATTTGGTAGTTTAATCAAGCTGTGTCAACATTAATTCAGATACATTTGAatactgcatttttttatttcgaaactctctgtccacactgccgttttaagtgttttccaaaagttgcttgtccacactaaAACTAAAACATacgaaaactcttaaatccccttaatGCGCATGTGAAAAATCACTGTTTCATGTACGGTCTGAATGCATGTCCTTGTGTTCCGTCGCCAGACTGCAATTTCAAGTAAACTTCTGGTTGCATTTGAAGGAAAgcaatgtgaatgttgtacaaagtaCCATTTATCTTTTACAACGCTAACAAAGTGAATAACAGGCACAACAACTCAACTACAATGAGGGCCACAATcatgattgttttgggttgattGGATttcatgactgcgtcacatgacaaccaATATATCAccgttttcagatatctctgttTCCCCTCtccacactacaatgcaaagACAGTGTTTTTCAAATTGATCCTATTGgtagaacattttcaaaaaagctcagtttttgctgtcaaaaatgctGTCTCAATGTGGATGGACaagatgcattttcttttttctttttatttcttttttaatttgtatcGTCTTTTCTttcaattttgaatgcccaattccaactacttagtaGTTCCTCATGGTAGCACatttattcacctcaatccgagtggcggaggacaagtctcagttgcatctgcttctgaaacagtcaatccacgcatcttatcacatggctcgctgtgcatgacacatgTGGAGTCGCATGCTaccctccgcgatccacgcacaacttatgtgccccatttagagcgagaaccacaaatcacgatgacgaggaggttaccccatgtgactctaccctccctagcaattgggccaatttgttttcttaggacacctggctggagttatTCAAAATGCCCTGGATTTTAAcacatgactccaggggtggaagtcagcatcaatacttgctgagctacccagacccctgaCAAGTtgcattttcaaactaaaacattttagtgTGGACGTGCTTTTAAATCCTCTTTGCAATATTCTGATCTCATAGTGACTCTAGAGAATTTATCTGTATGGAAAACCCATACTTTCTTGCTCAAACACCCCAGTCAGATGCTGAAGTAAACACTCTTAACAAAACTCAAGAAGTCTTGGACGGCTTCAAGAATCATCTTCCATGTCCATATAAAATAAGTGAATAAGGAATGTATTGTATAAAATTGTGTAATGTGGATTAACTTGTCTTTACTCTCTATGCTTTATGCTAAATGAGCCCCTATTGCATAATATCATCCTTGTCTCCTATAGATGGCTCTGTATGACACCTTAATAGTTTTGACCCTGATGGGCTTCAGTCTCAGTGCCCCTCCAGTAGAGATGGACCCTGCAGTATATGGCATGGAGAATTATGATGTGGACTCAGACACATGGGATCTGAATTCCTATGGAGAAACATATGATTATGATGACTTGGATGAAGAGGTGAGGTTGCAGGAGCTAAATTGGAGGGCATGGGGGAAGACAACTAAATATAGTACTTCTCTATATTTCTTTGAAGCAGTTATTTAACCCTTCCattcaatatgttaaataaaaaaaatttaaaaaaatacataggcCTTAAGTCAAATGTTGTGCCTTTCAGACTCATATATGAtccttttttaaatagccaatagcctttagtttacataTCAGCTTCTTGCCATTGCTAGTCAGAGGCCGGTGGTATTACAGGGAGGGGGAAATCTTATTCTAGAAAGCTCTGGATTTAACAAATATTTGCATAACATCCTGCAAaaaagatgagtcatcaatatttggtTCGTTTTCTGGATGAAAAAGactgaaaattttaaatatttatgttttttaaggaacagttcacccaaaaaaaaaaaacttctgtcaTATTTTACTCATATCCTTTAAAAtctgtatcactttctttctgaTGTGGAAAATGCCATTTAATATAATATACCTTATTCACGGTAGTGCCAttgttgatttttaatgggaatgacaacgaggctgtgagggatagacttacatctCTTCAAATGCATAAACCCTGTGTAAAGCTGAAGAGACTGTAcgtttatccctcacagcctcgttgtcattcccatcaaaaatcaaagatggtatTGCTGTGACTAAGGCACTGCATAGTGCCTAACTGAActcttttaaagcttaaaaaagaatcataaaagtagtccatgtggcttGTGCGTCTTATTCAAAGTCTTCTGTGGTAAGAAACAACCAAAAATGTAACCAATGTTTCAGTAAAATGAGTGCTATTAGATAAGCTTATTCATAGCAACGTGAGTTCTCATGTGAACATGCGCGCCACTGTGGACAAACTTCTCTCATGCACAACAGACATCAAGATTTATACTGCAAAATAACTTAAAATTCAGGTTGTTTCTCAACAAAACTTCTCGCATGCCTTTAGAATACTGAGAACATGACACAGGAGACACATGGACTACAtatatgatacttttgggtgcttttttaggCTTTAATGGGATATAGATGGTGTAGATAGTCTCAAAGATGATTCAATTTTGATTTTATGGAGTCTTTTAGAAAATATTAGCAAATTTTTTACTTGTTTACTGTCTGTGTGGATGTTGTtgtgttctgttttgttattactCCTCACAGATTGAGGTTGGGATGCTAGCCCCTCCTCCAGCCGTCACTCAGCCACCTGTTGCAGTCCCTCCTGAGAACTATGTGGAGGAAGTGACACTGCCACCCCAGCCGACAAAGTCATCTGCACCTTTCACTCTAGACTTCCGTGGTCCTGGATTGTTTGGGCCTCAAACAGGATTAGGTAGATTAATCGTTGGTTGGCAgttataaaaaatgcattttgcgCCCTCTAGTGGCCTAAAACGACATAACACTGTGCTCTCTCTCCTACTGCAGGGATGCCTTCCtgcctgctgtgtgtgtgtatcagtggcAATGTGTATTGCGATGACATAGGGCTGACTCAGATCCCCCCTCTCCCCAAATACACGACACACTTCTACGCTCGCTTCAACAAAATCAAATTGGTCAATGCCATGGACTTCAGTAATCTCAGTAAAGCTCTAATTTTCCTTCTCATTGCATCTTTGGAGGTTGTTTTTCAAACACAGATTAACATTAATTGCATTGACAGTTAGCTATTAAAagtcttaaaattattttaaaggtgtaagcatCATCAAATGGAATTGAAAAATTATGACTATTTTTGTATTAGTTTCCCAAACACTACCCCGCCCACCATTGGTCGATTAAAAAGATATTCCATCCCAAActaacagttgaagtcagaagtttacatacaccttagccaaatacatttaaactcagtttttcacaattcctgacatttaattgtagattgcaagaaaacattgcctgtcttaagtcagttagaatcgctactttattttaagaatgtgaaatgtcagaataatagtagagagaattaattatttctttcagcttttatttctttcatcacattatctgtgggtcagaagtttacatacactttgttagt
Encoded proteins:
- the optc gene encoding opticin, whose product is MALYDTLIVLTLMGFSLSAPPVEMDPAVYGMENYDVDSDTWDLNSYGETYDYDDLDEEIEVGMLAPPPAVTQPPVAVPPENYVEEVTLPPQPTKSSAPFTLDFRGPGLFGPQTGLGMPSCLLCVCISGNVYCDDIGLTQIPPLPKYTTHFYARFNKIKLVNAMDFSNLNQLKRIDLSGNQISKVDEDAFRLLPQLQDLLLSDNNIQALPELPATMKQIDVRNNQLRSTGIHAEGFKEMKELQFLYMSNNKLDYIPVPLPKSLRVLHLQNNNIQSLSRDTFCNTHDINYIRKALEDIRLDGNPVDINLYAQAYVCLPRLPVGTPV